From the Xenorhabdus ishibashii genome, one window contains:
- a CDS encoding ABC transporter substrate-binding protein, whose product MSISLMAGSAMMASFASWAETVTDVAGRTVEVPEKVNRILLGEGRLFHSVAILEGDKPLARIAGWQGDFRKLDPQTYAVYKAKFPEIDNIPLIGNTSADSVSSEKVLTLNPDVAIFGLSGHGPGKNSELVKQLEKAGVPVVFVDFRNDPLKNTLPSIRMLGKILHREDQANAYADFYEKNLKLVTDITDRVPNAEKPSVFIELRAGSSEDCCGTAGNGNMGNFIDLAGGKNIAKEVLPSPLGTMNLEKVIAEDPYIYIASGAQDPGDKGEGIKMGAQTSADITRAGLKEITERKGINNLTAVKEGRSYAIWHHYYNSPYNVVVTQVFAKWFYPEKFADLDPQQTLKELHNKFLAIEPLGTYWVSEK is encoded by the coding sequence ATGAGTATCAGTTTAATGGCAGGTTCTGCCATGATGGCAAGTTTTGCATCTTGGGCTGAAACAGTCACTGATGTTGCTGGACGTACTGTTGAAGTGCCAGAGAAAGTTAACCGTATCTTGTTGGGTGAAGGTCGTCTATTCCATTCTGTTGCCATATTGGAAGGAGATAAACCTCTGGCTCGTATCGCTGGCTGGCAAGGTGATTTCCGTAAACTGGACCCACAAACTTACGCTGTTTATAAAGCTAAATTCCCTGAAATCGATAATATCCCTCTGATTGGTAACACCAGCGCTGATAGTGTCAGTTCCGAGAAAGTGCTTACACTCAATCCTGACGTTGCAATTTTTGGTCTGTCTGGACATGGCCCAGGAAAAAACAGTGAATTGGTGAAACAGTTGGAAAAAGCGGGTGTACCTGTTGTTTTTGTCGATTTCCGCAATGACCCCCTGAAAAATACATTACCTAGCATCCGTATGCTGGGCAAAATTTTGCATCGTGAAGATCAGGCTAATGCTTACGCTGATTTTTATGAAAAAAATCTAAAATTGGTAACCGATATTACGGATCGTGTACCAAACGCTGAGAAACCTTCCGTATTTATTGAACTGAGAGCAGGTTCTAGTGAAGATTGCTGTGGTACAGCAGGTAACGGCAATATGGGGAACTTCATTGATTTGGCGGGTGGCAAAAACATCGCCAAAGAAGTACTTCCTTCTCCTTTGGGCACAATGAATCTGGAAAAAGTCATTGCTGAAGATCCTTATATTTACATCGCAAGCGGTGCACAAGATCCAGGTGACAAAGGTGAGGGGATCAAAATGGGCGCCCAAACTTCTGCCGATATTACCCGCGCAGGCCTGAAAGAAATCACTGAACGTAAAGGGATCAATAACTTAACTGCTGTGAAGGAAGGGCGTAGCTATGCGATTTGGCATCACTACTATAACTCTCCTTATAATGTTGTTGTTACACAAGTTTTTGCTAAATGGTTCTATCCTGAAAAATTCGCTGATTTAGATCCGCAACAAACATTGAAAGAACTTCATAATAAATTCTTGGCTATTGAACCGTTAGGTACATATTGGGTCAGCGAGAAATAA
- a CDS encoding ABC transporter ATP-binding protein, which yields MSQGLKINCLTAGYPKHSVIENLDVNTLPRGQITVLLGPNGCGKSTLLRSLAGLNKASGELLLDGQDLMKMNFAQRAQNVVYLPQTLPAGVHLHVLESVIVAQRASGGVSNSQCEQEVMELLRQLGIEHLALSYLDQLSGGQKQLVGLAQSLIRRPTLLLLDEPLSALDLNYQYHVMDLVARETRQRNIITIVVVHDINIALRHGDHVLMLKKGKLISEGKPEQVITPSSLAEVYGIKGRIERCSQGIPQVLIDGLVTEFIS from the coding sequence ATGAGTCAGGGATTAAAAATCAATTGCCTGACGGCGGGATATCCAAAGCACTCCGTGATTGAAAATTTGGATGTCAACACATTGCCACGTGGTCAAATTACGGTATTGTTGGGACCGAATGGTTGTGGTAAATCCACACTTCTGCGTTCGCTGGCTGGATTGAATAAAGCCAGTGGCGAACTGCTATTGGATGGGCAGGATCTGATGAAGATGAATTTTGCCCAACGTGCCCAAAACGTCGTTTATTTGCCGCAAACATTACCGGCAGGTGTACATCTTCATGTATTGGAATCGGTAATTGTTGCCCAACGAGCATCTGGTGGTGTGAGCAATAGCCAATGTGAACAGGAAGTCATGGAGCTATTACGCCAGCTTGGTATTGAACATTTGGCACTCAGCTATTTGGATCAATTATCTGGTGGTCAAAAACAGTTAGTTGGATTGGCTCAATCATTAATCCGCCGTCCGACATTATTATTATTAGATGAACCATTAAGTGCACTGGATTTAAATTACCAATATCATGTCATGGATTTAGTTGCACGTGAAACGCGCCAGCGTAATATTATTACAATTGTTGTTGTTCATGACATTAATATTGCATTACGTCATGGTGATCATGTATTAATGCTAAAAAAAGGTAAATTAATTTCTGAAGGTAAACCTGAACAGGTTATTACACCAAGCAGTTTGGCAGAAGTTTATGGTATTAAAGGCCGAATTGAACGTTGTTCTCAGGGCATACCACAAGTATTAATTGATGGTTTGGTGACAGAATTCATAAGTTAA
- a CDS encoding FecCD family ABC transporter permease → MSVTTEPMPMVKQQLSECDIKAHYRHILRRRIAWILFIALAIGISVVLDFTMGPSGLSLQTLWQTLFSPESVNAATRVIVWDIRLPYALMAVVIGLSLGLAGAEMQTILNNPLASPFTLGVSNAASFGAALAIVLGIGIPGIPDQWFISANAFLFAFLAALMLDGITRWTRVATSGVVLFGIAMVFTFEALVSMMQFIATEDTLQGLVFWTMGSLGRATWEKLGIMVLVFSVIMPVSLSNSWKLTALRLGEDRAISFGINISRLRLGTLLRISILTALAVAFVGPIAFIGLVAPHIARMMFGEDHRFFLPASALIGALVLSIASIASKNLIPGIIIPVGIVTSLVGVPFFLSIVLRHRGTV, encoded by the coding sequence ATGAGTGTCACTACCGAGCCTATGCCAATGGTGAAACAGCAATTGAGTGAGTGCGATATAAAAGCACATTATCGTCATATCCTGCGCCGACGTATTGCATGGATATTATTCATCGCCCTGGCGATTGGCATTTCTGTTGTACTGGATTTTACCATGGGACCATCAGGGTTATCGCTGCAAACCCTCTGGCAAACCCTGTTTTCACCAGAGAGTGTTAACGCAGCAACAAGGGTGATTGTTTGGGATATTCGATTGCCCTATGCCCTGATGGCGGTAGTGATCGGCCTATCGCTTGGACTGGCCGGTGCTGAAATGCAGACCATCCTGAATAACCCGCTAGCCAGCCCATTTACTTTGGGGGTTTCCAATGCAGCTTCTTTTGGTGCGGCATTAGCCATTGTGCTTGGTATTGGCATTCCAGGGATACCGGATCAGTGGTTTATTTCCGCAAACGCTTTTCTCTTTGCATTTTTGGCTGCTTTAATGCTTGATGGCATTACCCGTTGGACAAGAGTTGCAACCTCAGGCGTTGTATTGTTCGGAATTGCGATGGTGTTTACCTTTGAAGCGTTAGTTTCGATGATGCAATTTATCGCTACGGAAGATACCTTACAGGGATTGGTTTTCTGGACAATGGGTAGCCTTGGCAGGGCGACATGGGAAAAATTGGGTATTATGGTACTCGTTTTCTCTGTCATTATGCCTGTCTCATTGAGCAATTCCTGGAAATTGACTGCACTGCGTCTGGGAGAAGATCGAGCTATCAGTTTTGGCATCAACATTAGCCGCCTTCGTTTGGGAACATTATTGCGTATCAGTATCCTGACCGCATTGGCGGTTGCGTTTGTTGGCCCTATTGCTTTTATTGGATTGGTGGCTCCTCATATCGCCAGAATGATGTTTGGTGAAGATCACCGTTTCTTCTTGCCTGCGAGTGCATTGATTGGTGCATTAGTTTTATCCATAGCTTCCATTGCTTCTAAGAACCTGATACCGGGCATTATTATACCGGTTGGGATAGTGACATCGTTGGTTGGTGTGCCTTTCTTCCTTAGCATAGTCTTACGCCATAGGGGAACTGTATGA